A genomic window from Leptolyngbya sp. BL0902 includes:
- a CDS encoding NuoF family protein has protein sequence MDLQELKAVAQAEQERQKSVRVHCCTSTGCRAADAMGIYGNLKQAVTDHNLEDRVEVVGVGCMGFCGRGPLVQVDPDELLYEEVTPDQAASIIEAMDGGTAQPIQGDVNHPFFARQMRVVREYSGKIDPERIEEYIAVGGYESLHKAIYEMTPAEVVDQISKSGLRGRGGGGYPTGLKWATVAKMPEGQKYIICNGDEGDPGAFMDRSILESDPHLVLEGMAIAGYAVGANHGYIYVRAEYPLAIARLQKGIQQAKKYGLLGSQIFESPFDFKIDIRIGAGAFVCGEETALIQSIEGGRGNPIPRPPYPAQKGLYDCPTLINNVETLANITAIIRNGADWYSSIGTDNSKGTKIFALTGKIRNNGLIEVPMGISLRQIVEEMGGGVPDGEVKAVQTGGPSGGCIPRSMLDTPVDYDSLRKVGSMMGSGGMVVMDDSTSMVGISQFYMEFCRGETCGKCVPCRTGTVQLYAMLTKILKRQATKDDLAKMEALCEMVRDTSLCGLGQTAPNPVLSTLKYFREEYEELLIEPEYLSDLNGKEAPQEVNA, from the coding sequence ATGGATTTACAAGAACTCAAGGCCGTCGCCCAGGCGGAACAGGAACGCCAAAAGTCGGTGCGGGTGCATTGCTGTACCTCCACGGGCTGTCGGGCGGCGGATGCCATGGGCATCTACGGCAATTTGAAGCAGGCGGTGACGGATCACAACCTGGAGGATCGGGTGGAAGTCGTCGGCGTGGGCTGCATGGGCTTTTGTGGCCGTGGCCCCCTGGTGCAGGTGGATCCTGACGAACTGCTCTACGAAGAAGTGACCCCCGACCAAGCGGCCAGCATCATTGAAGCGATGGATGGTGGCACGGCTCAGCCCATTCAGGGGGATGTGAACCATCCCTTCTTTGCGCGGCAAATGCGGGTGGTGCGGGAGTATAGCGGCAAAATCGACCCGGAACGGATCGAGGAATACATTGCCGTGGGCGGGTACGAGTCCCTGCACAAGGCGATCTACGAAATGACCCCTGCCGAGGTGGTGGATCAAATTTCTAAGAGCGGCCTGCGAGGGCGGGGCGGCGGCGGCTATCCCACCGGGCTGAAGTGGGCCACGGTGGCGAAGATGCCCGAAGGCCAGAAGTACATCATCTGCAACGGCGATGAGGGCGATCCGGGGGCATTTATGGATCGCAGCATCCTAGAGAGCGATCCCCATCTCGTTCTGGAAGGCATGGCCATTGCGGGCTATGCGGTGGGTGCCAACCACGGCTATATCTACGTGCGGGCGGAATATCCCCTGGCCATTGCCCGGTTGCAGAAGGGCATTCAGCAAGCCAAAAAGTACGGCCTGTTGGGCAGCCAGATTTTTGAATCCCCCTTCGACTTTAAAATCGACATCCGCATTGGGGCGGGGGCCTTTGTCTGCGGCGAAGAAACGGCGCTGATTCAGTCTATCGAAGGCGGGCGCGGCAACCCCATTCCTCGGCCTCCCTATCCGGCCCAAAAGGGCTTGTACGACTGCCCAACCCTGATCAACAACGTGGAAACCCTGGCCAATATTACCGCCATTATTCGCAACGGGGCGGACTGGTATTCCAGCATTGGCACCGACAACAGCAAGGGCACCAAAATCTTTGCGCTGACGGGCAAAATCCGCAACAACGGCCTGATTGAAGTGCCGATGGGCATTTCCCTGCGGCAGATCGTGGAGGAAATGGGCGGCGGCGTCCCCGATGGCGAGGTGAAGGCGGTGCAAACGGGTGGCCCCTCCGGCGGCTGCATCCCGCGATCCATGCTGGATACCCCGGTGGACTACGACTCCCTCCGCAAGGTCGGCTCCATGATGGGGTCGGGCGGCATGGTGGTGATGGATGATTCCACTAGCATGGTCGGCATTTCCCAGTTCTATATGGAGTTCTGCCGAGGGGAAACCTGCGGCAAATGCGTTCCCTGTCGCACGGGCACGGTGCAGCTCTACGCCATGCTGACCAAAATCCTCAAGCGCCAAGCCACCAAGGACGACCTGGCCAAAATGGAAGCCCTCTGCGAAATGGTGCGCGACACTAGCCTCTGCGGCCTGGGCCAAACCGCGCCGAACCCCGTCCTCAGCACCCTGAAATACTTCCGGGAAGAGTACGAGGAACTCCTAATCGAACCGGAATACCTCAGCGACCTCAACGGCAAGGAAGCGCCCCAAGAGGTGAACGCATGA
- the hoxE gene encoding bidirectional hydrogenase complex protein HoxE: MSPTATTSAVEPTAKKEKAAKPDLRFKRLDITMKRQQYAPDALIEVLHVAQEAFGFLEEDVLQYVAHGLKLPLSKVYGVATFYHLFSLKPNGAHTCVVCMGTACYVKGGDKVVEKLQAELGIELGETTPDGKVSLMAARCLGACGIAPAVVFDGTVGGKLSPEEAVAKVKVWEGEG; encoded by the coding sequence ATGTCACCCACTGCTACCACGTCCGCCGTTGAACCCACCGCCAAAAAGGAAAAAGCCGCCAAGCCCGATCTGCGCTTCAAACGCCTCGATATCACCATGAAGCGGCAGCAGTATGCCCCCGATGCCCTGATTGAGGTGCTCCACGTCGCCCAGGAAGCCTTTGGCTTTTTGGAAGAAGACGTGCTGCAATACGTCGCCCACGGCCTGAAACTGCCCCTCAGCAAGGTCTATGGGGTCGCCACGTTTTATCACCTGTTTTCCCTCAAGCCCAATGGTGCCCACACCTGTGTGGTCTGCATGGGTACCGCCTGCTATGTGAAGGGCGGCGACAAGGTGGTGGAAAAGCTGCAAGCGGAACTGGGCATCGAACTGGGCGAAACCACCCCCGACGGCAAGGTGTCCCTAATGGCGGCCCGCTGCCTTGGAGCCTGTGGCATTGCCCCCGCCGTGGTGTTTGACGGCACCGTGGGCGGCAAGCTCTCGCCAGAGGAAGCCGTCGCCAAGGTCAAGGTTTGGGAAGGGGAGGGGTGA
- a CDS encoding DEAD/DEAH box helicase family protein, protein MGRTSTLTYDRGTLILHPPPRGKGWMDFAHWDDRVEKFRIPAHQYRALVETLRAEQVAFNDQAQGFQPLDLAPKMTMEPYAHQKEALAAWVRNRWRGVVVLPTASGKTYLAQMAMQATPRHTLITVPTLDLMHQWYAHLEAAFPDVEVGLLGGGSKDRTPILVATYDSAAIHAESLGNQYALLICDECHHLPSDFNRVIAEYSIAPYRLGLTATPDRADGRHEDLTHLLGTVVYEKSAADLSGHALAPFEIVPIKVKLSHQERHRYDQRIAQRNRFLQEANIWLSSAQGWQRFVRASAQSQAGRRAMLAHREAKTIALGTEGKLRVLEDLLAQHHPERTLIFTNDNATVYRISQSFLIPAITHQTPVKERHAILQAFRQGDYPTLVVSHVLNEGVDVPDARIAILLSGTGSTREYVQRLGRILRKGSGHKQAILYEVVAEETTEENVSQRRQAAVQPRRPRQLELVPNQPLYAVEDSPLPKVADPGSAPPYPDSPPTDG, encoded by the coding sequence ATGGGCCGCACCTCCACCCTCACCTACGACCGGGGCACGCTGATTTTGCACCCGCCCCCACGGGGTAAGGGCTGGATGGACTTTGCCCACTGGGACGACCGGGTAGAGAAATTCCGCATTCCGGCCCATCAGTATCGTGCTCTGGTGGAAACCCTGCGGGCAGAACAAGTGGCCTTTAACGACCAAGCCCAGGGGTTTCAGCCGTTGGATTTGGCCCCCAAGATGACGATGGAACCCTACGCCCACCAAAAGGAAGCTCTGGCGGCTTGGGTGAGAAATCGCTGGCGCGGGGTGGTGGTGCTGCCGACGGCTTCCGGCAAAACCTACCTGGCCCAGATGGCGATGCAGGCCACGCCGCGCCATACCTTGATCACCGTGCCGACCCTGGATTTGATGCACCAGTGGTATGCCCATTTGGAAGCGGCGTTTCCCGATGTGGAGGTGGGGCTGTTGGGGGGTGGATCAAAGGATCGCACCCCAATTTTGGTGGCCACCTACGACAGCGCCGCCATCCACGCCGAAAGTCTGGGCAACCAATACGCCCTGCTGATCTGCGACGAATGCCACCACCTGCCCAGCGACTTTAACCGGGTGATTGCCGAGTATTCCATTGCACCCTATCGCCTGGGCCTCACCGCCACCCCCGACCGCGCCGATGGTCGCCACGAAGACCTTACCCACCTGCTGGGAACCGTGGTCTACGAAAAATCGGCGGCAGATCTCTCCGGCCACGCCCTCGCCCCCTTTGAGATTGTGCCGATTAAGGTCAAGCTCTCCCATCAGGAACGCCACCGCTACGACCAACGGATCGCCCAGCGCAACCGCTTTTTGCAGGAGGCTAACATCTGGCTGAGTTCTGCCCAGGGCTGGCAGCGATTTGTGCGGGCCAGCGCCCAATCCCAAGCCGGACGGCGGGCCATGCTGGCGCACCGAGAAGCCAAAACCATCGCCCTCGGCACCGAAGGCAAGCTGCGCGTTTTAGAAGACCTGCTGGCCCAGCACCACCCAGAGCGCACTCTCATATTCACAAACGACAACGCCACCGTCTACCGCATTTCCCAAAGCTTTCTCATCCCCGCCATCACCCACCAAACCCCGGTGAAGGAACGCCACGCCATCCTGCAAGCCTTCCGCCAGGGCGACTATCCTACCCTGGTCGTCAGCCACGTTCTCAACGAAGGCGTAGACGTGCCCGACGCCCGCATCGCTATTTTGCTGTCGGGGACGGGTTCCACCCGCGAGTATGTGCAGCGCCTAGGCCGCATCCTTCGCAAGGGCAGTGGCCACAAACAGGCCATCCTCTACGAAGTGGTAGCGGAGGAAACCACCGAGGAAAATGTCTCCCAACGCCGTCAGGCAGCTGTTCAGCCTCGGCGTCCCCGGCAACTCGAACTGGTACCCAACCAACCCCTCTACGCCGTTGAGGACAGCCCTTTGCCCAAGGTGGCCGATCCTGGTTCAGCACCCCCCTACCCTGATAGCCCCCCCACGGACGGTTAA
- a CDS encoding Tic22 family protein: MRKLFPGMGVSLSVVRAVAGGLALSLVGMAQQAWALTAEQIASKLTQIPVFMILDAQGERLKAVSETDANVQAPVVFLDGPTAAAVLNQVEANGQDAQIEVVDLGSVYREMADSNGVAPLLYFPIRSEVTAAVAIQPEFQGVPLFVPRRANSNSYLPFVQGDEVSLPMFFSREDLQTYVNWVFEDNPAGAQDIEVEVMSLEWLLAAMADSDDTTTNNQFNQVRLFPSSDVLEFIETIRQRQDQPSR, from the coding sequence ATGCGCAAATTGTTCCCTGGTATGGGCGTCTCCCTTTCCGTGGTTAGGGCGGTGGCAGGTGGGTTGGCGTTGAGCCTGGTTGGAATGGCCCAGCAGGCTTGGGCTCTCACCGCCGAACAAATTGCCAGCAAGCTTACCCAAATCCCGGTCTTTATGATTCTGGATGCCCAGGGAGAACGCCTCAAGGCCGTCAGCGAGACCGATGCCAACGTTCAAGCCCCAGTGGTGTTTTTGGATGGCCCCACCGCTGCCGCTGTGCTCAACCAAGTGGAAGCGAACGGTCAGGATGCTCAAATTGAAGTGGTTGACCTAGGCAGTGTCTACCGCGAAATGGCCGACAGCAACGGGGTCGCTCCCCTCCTCTACTTCCCTATCCGGTCTGAAGTGACGGCGGCGGTGGCTATCCAGCCTGAATTTCAGGGTGTACCTCTATTTGTACCCCGACGCGCCAACAGCAACTCCTACCTCCCCTTTGTGCAGGGCGATGAGGTGTCGCTGCCGATGTTTTTCTCCCGCGAAGACCTACAAACCTACGTGAACTGGGTCTTTGAGGACAACCCCGCCGGAGCCCAGGACATTGAGGTAGAGGTGATGTCCTTGGAGTGGCTGCTGGCAGCCATGGCCGATAGCGACGACACCACCACCAATAACCAATTCAATCAGGTTCGTCTCTTTCCTTCCAGCGACGTGTTGGAATTTATCGAGACCATCCGCCAGCGGCAAGACCAACCCTCGCGCTAG
- a CDS encoding aspartate carbamoyltransferase catalytic subunit: MTEATWERRHVLSLADFTAADLETVTQTAVSFRDVLSRRTRKVPALQGVVVTNMFFEPSTRTRSSFELAAKRLSADVLNFAPGTSSLTKGETILDTAKTYLAMGTNLMVIRHQDAGVPQTIADEMDRIHSGVGVLNGGDGLHAHPSQALLDLFTLALTLNPEQPTSQALAGLKVAIVGDILHSRVARSNLWSLTACGAEVHLAAPPTLLPPGFAEAFIQQSPLGIPRRVVQHSTLAPALEGADFVMTLRLQKERMTQHRLPSLREYHENFGLTRDRLQVCQPTVKVLHPGPANRGVEISSDLMDDPNLSLISEQVTNGVAVRMALLYLMGVGKGE; the protein is encoded by the coding sequence ATGACTGAGGCGACCTGGGAGCGGCGGCATGTATTGTCCTTGGCAGATTTTACGGCGGCAGACCTGGAGACCGTAACCCAGACCGCCGTAAGCTTTCGGGATGTGCTGTCCCGCCGTACGCGCAAGGTTCCGGCCTTGCAGGGGGTGGTGGTTACAAATATGTTCTTCGAGCCTTCCACTCGCACCCGCAGCAGCTTTGAACTGGCGGCGAAACGGCTGTCGGCGGATGTCCTCAACTTTGCGCCGGGCACCTCCTCCCTCACCAAGGGCGAGACCATCCTCGATACGGCCAAAACCTACCTGGCCATGGGCACCAACCTGATGGTAATCCGCCACCAGGACGCCGGAGTGCCCCAGACCATTGCCGATGAGATGGATCGCATCCACAGCGGCGTGGGGGTGCTGAACGGCGGCGACGGGCTCCATGCCCATCCCTCCCAGGCCCTGCTAGACCTGTTTACCCTGGCCCTGACCCTCAACCCAGAACAACCCACCAGCCAAGCCCTAGCGGGGCTGAAAGTCGCCATTGTGGGGGATATTTTGCACTCCAGGGTAGCCCGTTCCAACCTCTGGAGCCTCACCGCCTGTGGGGCCGAAGTGCACCTCGCCGCCCCGCCCACCCTGCTGCCACCGGGCTTTGCCGAAGCCTTTATACAGCAGTCGCCCCTGGGTATTCCCCGCCGCGTAGTGCAGCACAGCACCCTCGCCCCCGCCCTAGAAGGGGCCGATTTTGTCATGACCCTGCGCCTCCAAAAGGAACGCATGACCCAGCATCGGCTACCCAGCCTGCGGGAGTACCACGAGAACTTCGGCCTTACCCGCGACCGACTGCAAGTTTGCCAGCCCACAGTGAAGGTGCTGCACCCCGGCCCCGCCAATCGCGGTGTAGAAATCAGCTCCGACCTCATGGATGACCCCAACCTCAGCCTGATTAGTGAGCAAGTCACCAACGGCGTGGCTGTCCGCATGGCGCTTCTCTATCTGATGGGGGTAGGCAAGGGCGAGTAG
- a CDS encoding NAD(P)H-hydrate dehydratase gives MGSPLGSTHSGAAVVAAPSPDWVVTAATMQAIETAMFEAGMPVAALMEKAAQRLAAWVMAEYPSVAYPRVAVLVGPGHNGGDALVVAREMAHRGYSVQVLAPTDRHKSLTADHLRYVCALGVPIAPGLSDDAPSQAVDLWIDGLFGFGLERSLEGSLADLVAVVNAHPAPVVSLDLPSGLHTDTGNVLGVAVRATHTLCLGLWKRAFCQDVALPYLGHRHRIDFDIPPFALAAGLNNLPPVRHISTSDALARLPLPRAANCHKYQVSHLLIVAGSRQYAGAALLAGLGARASGVGMLTLAVPESLRWMVVAQLPEALVIGCPETDAGAIAQFPTELALNRYDAITCGPGLSRQAGAVVDAVCATDRPLLLDADALNHLAERDPIATLAQRPAPTLITPHLGEFRRLFPDWSAQPSEQSLDSGQLAQAAAAHSQSIVVLKGACTAIAHPDGRLWFNADSTPGLARGGSGDVLTGLMGGLLAQAFAPSSLSQRQGDPPPPSHTLDLALDAALAGVWWHSQTAKDMATRHTELGVDGPRLAAALTATLAARSPTLKL, from the coding sequence ATGGGTTCTCCGCTGGGCTCAACGCATTCTGGCGCTGCTGTTGTTGCGGCTCCGTCGCCCGATTGGGTGGTGACAGCGGCCACCATGCAGGCCATCGAAACCGCGATGTTTGAGGCTGGTATGCCCGTCGCCGCCCTGATGGAAAAGGCGGCCCAGCGGCTAGCGGCCTGGGTGATGGCGGAATATCCTAGCGTGGCCTACCCACGGGTAGCGGTGCTGGTTGGCCCTGGGCACAATGGCGGCGATGCCCTGGTGGTGGCGCGGGAGATGGCCCATCGAGGCTATAGCGTTCAGGTGCTTGCCCCCACCGACCGCCACAAAAGCCTCACCGCCGATCACCTACGCTATGTCTGTGCCCTGGGGGTGCCGATTGCCCCAGGGCTGTCCGATGATGCGCCTTCTCAGGCCGTGGATCTCTGGATTGACGGTCTGTTTGGCTTTGGCCTAGAGCGTTCCCTAGAAGGATCCCTTGCCGACTTAGTGGCGGTGGTGAATGCCCACCCGGCTCCGGTGGTGAGTCTGGATTTGCCCTCCGGGCTCCACACCGACACCGGGAACGTCCTAGGTGTGGCTGTTCGGGCTACTCATACCCTTTGCCTGGGGCTGTGGAAGCGGGCCTTTTGCCAGGATGTCGCCCTGCCCTACCTGGGCCATCGCCATCGGATTGATTTTGATATCCCGCCCTTTGCCCTAGCCGCAGGGTTAAATAACTTGCCCCCGGTGCGCCACATCAGCACCTCAGACGCCTTGGCCCGCCTGCCCTTGCCCCGTGCGGCCAATTGCCACAAGTATCAGGTCAGTCACTTGCTGATCGTGGCTGGATCGCGCCAGTATGCCGGGGCGGCGCTGCTGGCAGGATTGGGGGCGAGGGCCAGCGGCGTGGGGATGCTCACCCTGGCGGTGCCGGAATCCCTGCGGTGGATGGTGGTGGCCCAACTGCCCGAAGCCCTGGTGATCGGATGCCCTGAAACCGACGCCGGAGCCATCGCCCAGTTTCCGACGGAATTAGCCCTCAATCGTTACGATGCGATTACCTGTGGCCCTGGCCTTTCGCGGCAGGCGGGGGCGGTGGTAGATGCAGTGTGCGCTACGGATCGCCCCCTCTTGCTGGATGCTGATGCCCTAAACCATCTCGCAGAACGGGATCCGATAGCGACCTTGGCCCAGCGCCCCGCCCCAACCCTGATCACCCCCCACCTCGGCGAGTTTCGGCGGCTGTTTCCTGATTGGTCTGCCCAGCCCTCCGAGCAATCCCTTGATTCCGGCCAATTAGCCCAAGCCGCCGCCGCCCACAGCCAGAGTATCGTCGTGCTAAAGGGAGCCTGTACCGCCATCGCCCACCCCGACGGTCGGCTATGGTTCAACGCTGACAGCACCCCCGGCCTCGCCCGTGGCGGCAGTGGCGATGTGCTGACCGGGCTCATGGGCGGACTCCTAGCCCAAGCCTTTGCCCCGTCCAGTCTTTCCCAACGCCAAGGCGATCCGCCACCCCCCAGTCATACCCTGGATTTAGCTCTAGATGCTGCCCTGGCTGGGGTATGGTGGCACAGTCAGACGGCCAAGGACATGGCAACTCGCCATACTGAACTGGGGGTGGATGGCCCCCGATTGGCTGCGGCCCTCACCGCCACCCTGGCCGCTCGTTCTCCTACCCTAAAGCTTTGA
- a CDS encoding rhomboid family intramembrane serine protease: MTDWFALPPLPDGFRQGITLLTYWLLLIWALAIADLFTGRQLWRHLGIRPRRLGGLPGILVAPLLHQDFRHVAANSAPLVILGSLILLQGLEVLGLVTALCWLLSGLGIWILGRRGTVHLGASGVVFGYLGFLLLRGYFDRSLPAMALSIFVGLLYGGALWGLLPLQRGKSWVGHGAGFLAGAWVARDLDAIQTWWMQNSGW, from the coding sequence ATGACCGACTGGTTTGCCCTACCGCCCCTACCCGATGGCTTCCGCCAGGGGATTACCCTATTGACCTACTGGCTGCTGCTGATCTGGGCCTTGGCCATCGCCGATCTCTTCACCGGACGGCAGTTGTGGCGGCATTTAGGCATTCGGCCCCGTCGCCTGGGGGGGCTACCAGGCATCTTGGTTGCGCCCCTGCTGCACCAAGACTTTCGCCACGTCGCCGCCAACTCTGCCCCCCTGGTGATTTTGGGTAGCCTCATTTTGCTCCAAGGGCTGGAGGTGCTGGGACTGGTAACGGCTCTCTGCTGGCTACTCAGCGGCCTAGGTATCTGGATTCTGGGTCGTCGAGGCACCGTCCACCTGGGGGCCAGTGGGGTGGTGTTTGGCTATCTGGGCTTCTTGCTGCTGCGGGGCTATTTTGACCGCAGTCTGCCCGCCATGGCCCTGTCGATTTTTGTCGGGTTGCTTTACGGCGGTGCCCTGTGGGGATTGCTGCCCCTCCAGCGCGGCAAGTCCTGGGTGGGCCACGGCGCAGGATTTTTGGCCGGAGCCTGGGTGGCCCGTGATTTGGATGCCATCCAAACCTGGTGGATGCAGAATTCTGGCTGGTAA